One window of the Flavobacteriaceae bacterium YJPT1-3 genome contains the following:
- a CDS encoding pyridoxal phosphate-dependent aminotransferase, translating into MPTISQKGRSMPSSPIRKLVPYAEAAAARGIKIHQLNIGQPDIKTPQVALDAVKNNTLEVLEYSHSAGFPSYREKLAAYYQKNGIAVTAEEIIVSTGGSEALMFAMGSVTDPGDEIIIPEPFYANYNGFATASGVTVVPIVSTLETNFSLPPIAQFENAITSNTKAIVICNPGNPTGYLYSQEEMDQLAELVKKHDLFLIADEVYREFAYDGHTHHSVLNQKGLEQHAIMIDSVSKRFSMCGARIGCVVSRNKEFMATAMKFAQARLSPPTFAQIASEAALDTPDSYFEEVIEEYVDRRNTLINGLKDIPGVQVAEPKGAFYCVVQLPVKNSEHFAQWLLEDFSRNGRTIMVAPAAGFYSTPGMGLNEVRIAYVLKKEDLIEAVELLKEALAEYTD; encoded by the coding sequence ATGCCTACAATTTCTCAGAAAGGGCGATCCATGCCTTCTTCTCCCATCCGCAAACTGGTGCCTTACGCAGAGGCGGCCGCAGCACGCGGAATTAAAATTCATCAACTCAACATCGGTCAACCGGACATCAAGACTCCACAAGTCGCTCTGGATGCTGTAAAGAATAACACGCTGGAAGTGCTGGAATACAGTCATTCGGCAGGCTTCCCCTCGTATCGTGAAAAGCTGGCCGCCTACTATCAAAAAAACGGCATTGCGGTCACAGCGGAGGAAATTATCGTCTCTACTGGGGGTTCGGAAGCATTGATGTTTGCTATGGGTAGTGTCACCGATCCCGGAGATGAGATCATTATCCCAGAGCCCTTTTATGCCAACTACAACGGCTTTGCCACGGCTTCCGGAGTAACAGTTGTGCCTATTGTGTCTACTTTGGAAACTAACTTTTCACTGCCGCCCATCGCACAGTTCGAGAACGCGATCACTTCCAATACCAAGGCCATCGTGATCTGTAATCCCGGTAATCCTACCGGTTATTTATACAGTCAGGAAGAAATGGACCAGCTGGCTGAATTAGTCAAGAAACACGACCTGTTCCTCATTGCCGATGAAGTATATCGGGAATTCGCCTATGACGGACATACTCATCACTCCGTACTGAACCAAAAAGGACTCGAGCAGCATGCCATCATGATCGATTCGGTTTCCAAACGGTTCAGCATGTGCGGGGCGCGTATTGGATGTGTGGTTAGCCGAAATAAGGAATTTATGGCCACGGCAATGAAATTTGCCCAGGCTCGTTTGAGTCCGCCAACCTTTGCTCAGATCGCCAGCGAAGCCGCCTTAGATACTCCAGACTCCTACTTTGAGGAAGTTATTGAAGAGTATGTCGATCGTCGTAACACCTTGATCAATGGCTTAAAAGACATTCCCGGTGTTCAGGTGGCTGAACCTAAAGGCGCTTTCTATTGTGTAGTGCAGCTCCCTGTGAAGAATTCTGAGCATTTTGCGCAGTGGTTACTCGAAGACTTTAGCCGGAACGGACGAACCATCATGGTCGCTCCGGCAGCGGGATTCTACTCGACACCGGGCATGGGACTTAATGAGGTTCGAATAGCCTATGTATTGAAAAAAGAAGATTTGATCGAAGCGGTAGAACTACTCAAGGAGGCCTTGGCTGAATACACCGATTGA
- a CDS encoding DUF1573 domain-containing protein, with the protein MKKFMLIMLVATFGLAVQAQEKKAEITFKTDVVDYGEVAYGSDGVRKFEFTNTGSEPLVITKTYSTCGCTVPKKPEGPIQPGESGVIEVKYDTKRPGLIRKVISVYSNASDEPVSLKIKGRVLPQDSEKTEG; encoded by the coding sequence ATGAAAAAATTCATGCTTATTATGCTTGTGGCTACCTTCGGGCTGGCTGTTCAGGCACAGGAAAAAAAAGCTGAAATTACCTTCAAAACTGACGTTGTTGACTACGGCGAAGTAGCCTACGGAAGTGATGGAGTGCGTAAATTTGAATTCACCAATACCGGAAGTGAGCCGCTTGTAATCACCAAGACGTATTCTACCTGTGGTTGTACGGTACCTAAAAAACCAGAAGGTCCCATTCAACCCGGTGAAAGTGGAGTGATCGAAGTGAAGTACGACACCAAACGTCCCGGACTTATCCGTAAGGTGATCAGTGTGTATAGCAACGCTTCCGATGAGCCGGTAAGCCTCAAAATCAAAGGAAGAGTGCTTCCACAAGATTCAGAAAAAACAGAAGGATAA
- a CDS encoding valine--tRNA ligase: MSIPSQYEASQIEDKWYSYWMEHGYFHSAPNEQEPYTIVIPPPNVTGVLHMGHMLNNTIQDVLIRRARLKGLNACWVPGMDHASIATEAKVVNKLKEEGIEKKDLTREEFLEHAMAWTDKYGGVILEQLKKLGASCDWDRTKFTMDDDLYESVIDSFIDLYHKGLIYRGFRMINWDPEAKTTLSDEEVIYEERQGLLYYLKYSIADSDDHLTIATTRPETIFGDTAICIHPEDERFTHLHGKKAIVPIAEREIPIILDPYVDMEFGTGCLKVTPAHDENDKMLGDKHGLEVIDIFNDDASLNAYGLHYAGQDRFVVRKAIKKELEDSGQLLKTENYINKVGTSERTKAVIEPKLSDQWFLKMEELAKPALKAVLETQEVKLFPKKFENTYRHWMENVRDWNISRQLWWGQQIPAYYYGPGSEDFVVAKSLEEAVAFAKAKSGNAQLSAEDLRQDEDVLDTWFSSWLWPISVFDGIRNPENEEFKYYYPTNDLVTGPDILFFWVARMIVAGYEYTGQRPFENVYLTGLVRDKQRRKMSKSLGNSPDALGLIKDYGADGVRVGLLLSSAAGNDLLFDEELCQQGKGFVNKIWNAFRLIKGWEVTADQQQPEAARIGLDWYRSRFAAAVREIEDHYSKYRMSDALMTTYKLVWDDFCSWLLEIVKPAYQQPIDQVTFDAVISALEDLMRLIHPFTPFISEEIWQQISPRSPKEALIVNHWPEAGDPDESLLNEFDFASQVISGVRTIRKAKNIAFKDAIDLFLINAEGMDETFDPIIKKLGNIDTLQTTQEEVDGALSFRVKSNEYFIPLAGAVDLEAERAKIEEELAYTQGFLNSVNRKLSNERFVNNAPEQVVKIEKQKQADAQATIETLEKRLAGLS; this comes from the coding sequence ATGAGCATTCCTTCTCAATACGAGGCCTCTCAGATAGAAGATAAATGGTATTCTTACTGGATGGAGCACGGGTATTTTCACTCGGCACCTAATGAACAGGAGCCTTATACCATCGTCATTCCGCCACCCAATGTCACCGGAGTACTGCACATGGGCCATATGCTCAATAACACCATACAGGATGTATTGATTCGAAGAGCACGTCTTAAAGGACTGAACGCCTGCTGGGTGCCGGGAATGGACCATGCGTCTATCGCTACTGAAGCCAAGGTGGTCAATAAGCTGAAGGAAGAAGGCATAGAGAAGAAAGACCTGACCCGGGAGGAATTTTTGGAACACGCCATGGCGTGGACCGATAAGTACGGTGGGGTTATTTTGGAGCAGCTTAAGAAACTAGGGGCGTCCTGCGATTGGGACCGAACCAAGTTTACCATGGATGACGATCTCTATGAATCGGTGATCGATAGTTTTATTGATCTGTACCATAAAGGCTTAATCTATCGCGGCTTCCGCATGATTAATTGGGATCCGGAGGCCAAAACAACCCTTTCGGATGAAGAGGTGATCTATGAGGAACGTCAGGGACTGCTCTATTACCTCAAGTATAGTATTGCTGATTCTGACGATCATCTGACCATAGCGACCACACGTCCGGAGACTATCTTTGGGGATACGGCTATTTGTATCCATCCGGAAGATGAACGATTCACCCATTTGCATGGTAAAAAGGCCATCGTACCCATCGCGGAGCGCGAAATTCCAATCATCCTCGACCCGTATGTAGATATGGAATTTGGTACGGGTTGTCTAAAAGTGACCCCGGCTCACGATGAGAATGATAAGATGCTTGGGGATAAGCATGGTTTGGAGGTCATTGATATTTTTAATGATGATGCCAGCCTGAACGCCTACGGTTTACATTACGCAGGGCAAGATCGCTTTGTGGTTCGAAAGGCCATTAAAAAAGAGTTGGAAGACTCCGGTCAATTGCTCAAGACAGAAAATTACATCAATAAGGTGGGAACTTCGGAACGAACGAAAGCGGTCATTGAACCCAAGCTTTCTGATCAGTGGTTCCTCAAAATGGAAGAGTTGGCAAAACCTGCCTTAAAAGCAGTTCTAGAGACTCAGGAGGTTAAACTCTTCCCGAAAAAGTTTGAGAATACCTACCGTCACTGGATGGAGAATGTGCGCGATTGGAATATTTCCCGTCAATTGTGGTGGGGTCAGCAAATACCGGCCTATTATTACGGTCCCGGATCGGAGGATTTTGTCGTGGCCAAAAGTCTTGAGGAGGCGGTAGCTTTCGCGAAAGCGAAGTCGGGCAACGCCCAACTCAGTGCAGAAGACCTGAGACAAGACGAGGATGTACTGGACACCTGGTTCAGTTCGTGGCTATGGCCCATCAGCGTTTTTGACGGAATTCGCAATCCTGAGAATGAAGAATTTAAGTACTACTATCCGACCAATGATCTGGTAACCGGACCTGATATTCTGTTTTTCTGGGTGGCCCGTATGATCGTGGCTGGCTATGAATATACCGGGCAGCGGCCCTTTGAAAATGTATACCTCACCGGTCTGGTGCGGGACAAACAGCGTCGTAAAATGTCTAAGTCTCTGGGTAATTCTCCGGATGCATTGGGATTGATCAAAGACTACGGAGCTGATGGAGTACGTGTTGGCTTACTGCTTAGTTCGGCAGCAGGAAATGATCTTTTGTTTGATGAAGAGCTGTGCCAACAAGGGAAGGGATTTGTTAATAAGATCTGGAACGCCTTCCGACTCATTAAAGGTTGGGAAGTGACTGCTGATCAACAACAGCCGGAGGCTGCACGAATCGGTCTGGACTGGTATCGATCGCGCTTTGCAGCAGCGGTGCGCGAGATTGAGGATCATTATTCCAAATACCGGATGAGCGATGCCTTGATGACCACCTATAAATTGGTCTGGGATGATTTCTGTAGCTGGTTATTGGAAATCGTGAAACCGGCCTATCAGCAACCCATTGATCAGGTGACTTTCGACGCCGTTATTTCGGCACTGGAAGATCTGATGCGATTAATCCATCCCTTTACGCCTTTTATTTCCGAAGAGATTTGGCAGCAAATAAGTCCGCGAAGTCCAAAAGAAGCCCTGATCGTGAATCATTGGCCAGAGGCAGGCGATCCGGATGAATCACTTTTAAACGAATTTGACTTTGCCAGCCAGGTCATCAGTGGGGTGCGTACGATTAGAAAGGCGAAGAATATTGCGTTTAAAGATGCTATTGATCTATTTCTGATCAATGCCGAAGGGATGGACGAAACCTTTGATCCCATCATCAAAAAGTTAGGGAATATAGATACGCTGCAGACCACGCAAGAGGAGGTGGATGGAGCTTTGTCTTTTCGGGTGAAAAGCAACGAATATTTTATACCACTGGCTGGAGCTGTAGACCTGGAAGCGGAACGGGCGAAGATTGAAGAGGAATTGGCCTATACCCAAGGTTTTCTAAACTCGGTCAATAGAAAACTGTCCAATGAGCGATTTGTCAATAATGCGCCGGAGCAGGTGGTGAAGATCGAAAAACAGAAGCAGGCTGATGCGCAGGCGACCATCGAGACTCTGGAGAAACGATTGGCCGGTCTGAGCTAA
- a CDS encoding acyl-CoA-binding protein, giving the protein MEGVDLDQAFQDAVDKVSNSPLTFPPDVLLHFYAYYKQATQENMLSANLEENDLRSAFKYNAWRQVKHMTPDEAKRAYIDASERFLKEQS; this is encoded by the coding sequence ATGGAAGGCGTAGATTTAGATCAGGCATTCCAAGACGCGGTGGACAAAGTCAGTAATTCTCCACTCACCTTCCCTCCCGATGTGCTGCTTCATTTCTACGCCTATTACAAACAAGCCACTCAAGAAAATATGCTTTCCGCTAATCTGGAAGAGAATGATCTGCGTAGTGCTTTTAAATACAACGCCTGGAGGCAGGTAAAGCACATGACACCTGATGAGGCCAAACGTGCCTATATCGATGCTTCTGAACGGTTTCTAAAAGAACAATCTTAG